In Candidatus Defluviibacterium haderslevense, the following are encoded in one genomic region:
- a CDS encoding bifunctional UDP-N-acetylmuramoyl-tripeptide:D-alanyl-D-alanine ligase/alanine racemase — protein sequence MTPISIAEIIDIIGADVIQESEDDICISKIETDSRHILFPEKTIFFALDGQYTQGHHFIPALSKKGVRVFVTHADAIPKVSGYVLKVKNTVHALQILAIHYRRKFSIPVIGITGSNGKTIVKEWLAQLLQGDLQVCKSPKSYNSQLGVALSVLELNNTDEFGIFEAGISTYEEIEVLEQMIHPTFGIITNIGDAHHSGFNSIEDKVAEKIKLFKHVDKILYCSDYPEIHEVLKVNSSAIGWGFNKDAEIYVVKTIDQLNHTKVEFLFNHQPYHFQIPFVDDASIENCLHCIIASIYFEIESADIQKRILLLHGLSMRLEQKEGLHGCILINDSYSLDLKSLELACRFVEQQNVELNRTLIISDFGDHRPFSEWSQELIALIQKYRFSKLIAIGYQITEIQHLLPKSILFYSFINTEDFIAEHESLNLRNELILIKGARKFKLEQFFNEYSLSKHDTILEINLKSIAHNISIYKKHLNAKTKIMAVVKAAAYGSGHYEVARYLDHKGIDYLAVAYADEGIILRQKGIQCPILVMNTGTTDFKNLFENQLEPEIFSMVQLYRLIQEMGTSMSLEIHIKLDTGMHRLGFLEQEIPELIQVLRHQKQIKVVSIFSHLAASDQVDFDEFTLLQKSRFDAMTHQLIQSLGYKPMLHLINSSGISRHPHLQYDMVRLGIGLYGIDSDPHMFSMLEKVHTLKTRISQINEINEGETVSYNRSGKVNRNSKIAVLSLGYADGLPRNISKNNYCVAIQKHKAPIIGVVCMDMTMVDVSHIEGVKVGDEVEIFGITNTIEQLAKAAETIPYEILCRISPRVKRLFLQD from the coding sequence ATGACACCCATAAGTATTGCAGAAATAATTGATATTATAGGAGCTGATGTCATACAAGAATCAGAAGATGATATATGTATTTCGAAAATTGAAACGGATAGCAGACATATTCTATTCCCAGAGAAAACTATTTTTTTTGCGCTGGATGGTCAGTATACCCAGGGACATCATTTTATTCCGGCATTGTCAAAAAAAGGGGTTCGGGTTTTTGTAACACATGCAGATGCTATTCCGAAAGTTTCCGGATATGTGCTTAAAGTAAAAAATACTGTGCATGCGCTTCAGATTTTGGCCATCCATTATCGTAGAAAATTTTCTATCCCTGTTATAGGAATAACAGGAAGTAATGGAAAAACCATCGTTAAGGAATGGCTCGCTCAATTACTTCAAGGAGATCTTCAGGTTTGCAAAAGTCCTAAAAGTTATAATTCTCAATTAGGTGTGGCACTTTCTGTTTTGGAGCTCAATAATACGGATGAGTTCGGAATTTTTGAAGCAGGGATTTCAACCTATGAAGAAATTGAAGTATTGGAACAAATGATCCATCCAACATTTGGTATCATAACGAATATTGGTGATGCACATCATTCTGGATTTAATTCGATAGAAGATAAAGTTGCAGAAAAAATTAAATTATTCAAGCATGTTGATAAAATCTTGTACTGCAGTGATTATCCAGAAATACATGAAGTATTGAAAGTGAATTCCAGCGCTATTGGTTGGGGATTTAATAAGGATGCTGAAATTTATGTTGTAAAAACTATAGATCAATTAAATCATACCAAGGTAGAGTTTCTTTTTAACCATCAACCTTATCATTTCCAAATACCATTTGTTGATGATGCTTCTATTGAGAATTGCTTGCATTGCATTATAGCATCCATTTACTTTGAGATTGAATCTGCAGATATTCAAAAAAGAATCTTGTTGTTACACGGATTAAGTATGCGTCTGGAACAAAAAGAAGGGCTTCATGGCTGTATATTAATTAATGATAGTTATAGTCTTGATCTAAAATCCTTAGAGCTAGCATGTCGGTTTGTAGAACAACAAAATGTGGAATTAAACAGAACATTAATTATTTCTGATTTTGGAGATCACAGGCCTTTTTCTGAATGGAGTCAGGAACTGATTGCATTGATTCAGAAGTATCGATTTAGTAAGTTAATTGCTATTGGCTATCAAATCACAGAAATACAACATTTACTTCCTAAATCTATTTTATTTTATTCTTTTATTAATACAGAGGATTTCATTGCGGAACATGAATCATTGAATTTGCGAAATGAACTGATATTAATTAAAGGTGCACGAAAATTTAAATTGGAACAATTTTTTAATGAATATTCACTTTCCAAACATGATACCATATTAGAAATCAATTTAAAATCCATAGCTCATAATATTTCTATTTATAAAAAGCATTTAAATGCTAAAACAAAAATTATGGCGGTGGTTAAAGCTGCTGCCTACGGAAGCGGGCATTATGAAGTAGCCAGATATTTGGATCATAAGGGAATTGATTATTTGGCAGTAGCCTATGCCGACGAAGGAATTATACTTAGACAAAAGGGAATTCAATGTCCGATTTTAGTCATGAATACCGGGACAACAGATTTCAAAAATTTATTTGAAAACCAACTTGAACCGGAAATTTTTTCCATGGTTCAATTGTATAGGTTGATACAGGAAATGGGCACTTCCATGTCCTTAGAAATACATATTAAATTAGATACAGGCATGCATCGCCTTGGCTTTTTAGAACAAGAAATTCCTGAATTGATCCAAGTATTGCGACACCAAAAACAAATTAAAGTAGTAAGTATTTTTAGTCACCTTGCAGCAAGTGATCAAGTTGATTTTGATGAATTTACTTTACTTCAAAAGTCCCGGTTCGATGCCATGACACACCAGTTAATTCAATCCCTTGGATATAAACCCATGCTTCATTTAATCAATAGTTCTGGTATCAGCAGACATCCACATTTACAATACGATATGGTGCGGCTTGGTATCGGCCTTTATGGTATTGATTCAGATCCACACATGTTTAGCATGCTAGAAAAAGTGCATACATTAAAAACAAGAATTAGTCAAATTAATGAAATCAATGAAGGGGAAACAGTCAGTTATAATCGTTCAGGTAAAGTAAATAGGAATTCAAAAATAGCAGTTCTAAGTCTAGGGTATGCTGATGGATTGCCACGAAATATTTCAAAAAATAATTATTGTGTAGCCATTCAAAAACATAAAGCTCCTATTATAGGTGTTGTGTGTATGGATATGACCATGGTAGATGTTAGTCATATTGAAGGTGTTAAAGTTGGAGATGAAGTTGAAATATTTGGCATTACCAATACAATAGAACAGTTAGCCAAAGCTGCGGAAACCATTCCGTATGAAATTTTATGCAGAATTTCTCCAAGAGTTAAACGTTTGTTTCTGCAAGATTAA
- the purD gene encoding phosphoribosylamine--glycine ligase — MKKNILIIGSGGREHALAWKIKQSGLVNELYSIPGNPGINSLCIHLDIELADIDGLKQAIIQNDINIVLCGPEGPLADGIMDQLQDLVQSHKLILIGPNQQGAQLESSKSFAKEFMSRHQIPTAAYRTFNHQEIEAGCLFMDSMNLPIVLKANGLAAGKGVLICETLDDAKTEFRSMLEGKFGDASSQVVIEEFLQGIEFSVFVLTNGEQYVILPEAKDYKRIGEGDTGLNTGGMGAISPVSFFDEDMIEKVMHQIIAPTINGLQADQIPYQGFIFFGLIKVGEDPYVIEYNCRLGDPETEAIMPRLNTDLIQLFIACQEHTLSQSMISIKTDTAATVCLVSGGYPGAFEKGKVISGHEQISQSHVFYSGTKLVNGQLVTDGGRVFAITSLGKSRQSSVNKSLKTCDKIQFEGKNYRKDIGFDLK; from the coding sequence GTGAAAAAAAATATATTAATTATTGGGTCAGGTGGAAGAGAGCATGCCCTGGCATGGAAAATTAAACAAAGCGGTTTAGTGAATGAGTTATACAGTATTCCCGGAAATCCTGGAATTAATAGTCTGTGTATCCATTTAGATATAGAATTAGCTGATATTGATGGTTTGAAACAAGCCATTATTCAAAATGATATCAACATTGTATTGTGTGGCCCCGAAGGCCCCTTAGCTGATGGTATTATGGATCAGCTTCAAGATTTAGTCCAATCACATAAACTGATTTTAATAGGACCTAATCAACAAGGAGCTCAGTTGGAATCAAGTAAGTCATTTGCAAAGGAGTTTATGTCGCGCCATCAAATTCCAACAGCAGCATATAGAACCTTTAATCATCAAGAAATAGAAGCCGGTTGTTTATTTATGGATTCCATGAATCTACCCATTGTTTTAAAAGCAAATGGATTAGCAGCAGGAAAAGGGGTGTTGATTTGTGAAACATTGGATGATGCAAAGACTGAATTCAGATCTATGTTGGAAGGTAAATTTGGGGATGCATCTTCACAAGTCGTAATTGAAGAATTTCTGCAGGGTATAGAATTTTCTGTTTTTGTTTTAACGAATGGCGAACAATATGTCATCCTGCCTGAAGCTAAAGATTACAAGCGAATTGGTGAAGGTGACACAGGTCTTAATACGGGTGGAATGGGTGCGATCTCTCCGGTCTCTTTTTTTGATGAAGACATGATAGAGAAAGTGATGCATCAAATCATTGCGCCCACCATTAATGGATTACAAGCAGACCAAATTCCATATCAGGGATTTATATTTTTTGGCTTGATTAAAGTGGGTGAAGATCCATATGTTATCGAATATAATTGTAGACTTGGAGATCCAGAAACAGAAGCCATTATGCCAAGATTAAATACGGACCTCATCCAACTCTTTATTGCGTGTCAGGAACATACGCTTTCACAATCTATGATATCTATAAAGACGGACACAGCCGCAACTGTATGTCTGGTAAGCGGAGGATATCCCGGAGCATTTGAAAAAGGGAAAGTCATTTCAGGCCATGAACAGATTTCGCAAAGTCACGTTTTCTATTCGGGTACTAAATTAGTAAATGGACAATTGGTCACCGATGGCGGACGTGTATTTGCCATTACTTCTTTAGGAAAAAGCAGGCAATCTTCTGTTAATAAAAGTCTTAAGACCTGCGATAAAATTCAATTCGAAGGAAAAAATTATAGAAAGGATATTGGATTTGATTTAAAATGA
- a CDS encoding AMP-binding protein: MESRPWLKHYPAGVPANINPDAYSSLIAFASEMFKKFESKTAFICMGAKLTYKQLDEYSEQFGAYLHSRGLKPGDRIALMMPNLFQYPIAIFGALRAGLIIVNSNPLYTPREMEYQFCDSGAKAIVIAENFAANLEKIIAKTKIEIVITTSIGELVGGVKGKFIDFMVKYVKCLVPKFNIPNAIDFTTALDHGKKYKIVPFESNREDVILLQYTGGTTGVSKGTMLTNRNLVANVEQIKAVICYYLEEGKEVTLSPLPMYHIFAFAVNILAMMSIGATTVLIVNARDIGSIVAAFKKYPISLMTGVNTLYNALLNYPGFEKINFSHLKASVGGGMAVQKSIATEWQKVTGCYLAEGFGMTETSPVVSLNPLDGTGRLGYIGIPVPSTDIRLVDKSGHVCGINEEGEIQVKGPQVMKGYYNQPDETNLTIKDGWLCTGDVGIMDEHGFFKIVDRIKDMILVSGFNVYPNEIEEVLVAHPKILEAAAIGVPDEKSGESVKVFIVKKDSSLTEEEVMDYCKQNLTNYKLPRNIEFRVSLPKTNIGKILRRELRILK; this comes from the coding sequence ATGGAGTCTAGACCGTGGCTAAAACATTATCCTGCAGGAGTTCCAGCTAATATTAATCCAGATGCCTATTCTTCTTTGATTGCATTTGCTTCAGAAATGTTCAAGAAGTTTGAATCCAAGACTGCATTTATTTGTATGGGTGCAAAGCTTACTTATAAGCAATTGGATGAGTACTCTGAACAATTTGGTGCTTATTTGCATTCCAGAGGACTTAAACCAGGCGATCGGATAGCTTTAATGATGCCTAATTTATTTCAATATCCGATAGCAATATTTGGTGCTCTTCGTGCGGGTCTGATTATTGTCAATTCAAATCCACTCTATACGCCTCGTGAAATGGAATATCAGTTTTGTGATTCCGGTGCTAAGGCCATTGTAATCGCAGAAAATTTTGCAGCTAATTTAGAAAAAATTATTGCTAAAACAAAAATTGAAATTGTGATCACTACCTCGATTGGAGAATTAGTGGGTGGTGTAAAAGGTAAGTTCATAGATTTCATGGTCAAATATGTGAAATGTCTGGTTCCAAAATTTAATATCCCGAACGCAATTGATTTTACTACAGCTTTGGATCATGGCAAGAAATATAAAATAGTACCTTTCGAATCGAATCGGGAAGACGTTATTTTATTGCAATACACAGGAGGAACTACAGGTGTAAGTAAAGGAACCATGTTGACGAATCGGAATTTAGTTGCTAATGTTGAGCAAATAAAAGCTGTTATTTGCTACTACCTTGAAGAAGGAAAAGAAGTTACTTTGTCACCCTTACCTATGTATCACATATTCGCATTTGCTGTAAATATTTTGGCGATGATGTCCATAGGTGCTACTACGGTACTTATCGTAAATGCAAGAGACATTGGTAGCATAGTTGCTGCATTTAAAAAATATCCCATTAGTTTGATGACCGGAGTGAATACATTGTATAATGCTTTATTAAATTATCCTGGATTTGAAAAAATTAATTTTAGTCATTTAAAAGCTTCAGTAGGAGGTGGAATGGCCGTTCAAAAATCAATTGCTACTGAATGGCAGAAAGTGACCGGCTGTTATCTTGCAGAAGGATTTGGAATGACAGAGACATCACCCGTAGTAAGTCTTAATCCCTTGGATGGGACAGGTAGGTTGGGTTATATCGGAATTCCAGTTCCTTCTACAGATATTCGACTCGTGGACAAATCAGGCCATGTATGTGGAATTAATGAGGAGGGCGAAATTCAGGTTAAAGGCCCACAGGTTATGAAGGGATATTACAACCAACCGGATGAAACGAATCTAACCATTAAAGATGGATGGTTGTGTACCGGTGATGTAGGTATTATGGATGAACATGGTTTTTTCAAAATTGTAGACCGGATTAAGGACATGATTTTGGTATCAGGTTTTAATGTCTATCCAAACGAAATTGAAGAAGTATTGGTGGCTCATCCTAAAATATTAGAAGCAGCTGCTATTGGAGTTCCTGATGAAAAATCCGGTGAAAGTGTGAAAGTTTTTATTGTTAAAAAAGATAGTTCTTTAACTGAAGAAGAAGTCATGGATTATTGCAAACAAAATTTAACCAATTATAAATTACCTCGCAACATTGAATTTAGAGTTTCATTGCCGAAAACAAATATTGGAAAAATATTACGTCGTGAATTAAGAATTTTAAAGTAA